One genomic segment of Alosa sapidissima isolate fAloSap1 chromosome 13, fAloSap1.pri, whole genome shotgun sequence includes these proteins:
- the nrg1 gene encoding pro-neuregulin-1, membrane-bound isoform isoform X13 — MCVVAYCKTKKQRQKLHDRLRQSLRERNTMASMANGPQMPPPHPTPENIQLVNQYISKTAPAKHVIEKETETSFSPSQYTSSAHQSTTVTHTSSQSWMNSKHENIVSESRSALVMSSVEGSRQGTPSHRGRLNATGSTRDLGAYLKSTRETPDSSRDSPYSERYMSAMTTPTHLSHVELLSPVTPGSPPSEMSAPLSSLATSVPSVAVSPIVDEDRPLLFLTPPRLRDKQKSGCGSSSGGCGGHGHKNGSGANQCSKRNSAHYNHGQDPSPPPSPLHIMEDDEYESTQEYEATIAATPVALTAAAVTRPPSPTSKKLSHTSAATSAATKRTKPNGIAVGADTVARQGQAEPVGTAPAAVAAAAVSESSSEESSSSDESETEDERVGEDTPFLSIQNPAAGGPEVPTALALRPVDGSRTNPALRLSPQEDLQVRLSSVITNQDPIAV; from the exons ATGTGTGTGGTAGCCTACTGCAAAACAAA aaaacaaaggcaaaaactCCATGACAGGCTGAGGCAGAGTTTACGCGAGCGCAACACTATGGCCTCCATGGCCAACGGACCACAAATGCCCCCACCACACCCAACCCCCGAAAACATCCAGCTTGTCAAT CAATATATCTCTAAAACTGCACCTGCTAAACACGTCATAGAAAAAGAAACGGAAACCTCCTTCTCCCCGAGCCAGTACACTTCTTCAGCTCACCAGTCcactacagtcacacacacctccagccaGAG CTGGATGAACAGCAAGCATGAGAACATCGTGTCGGAGAGCCGCTCTGCGCTGGTGATGTCATCGGTGGAGGGCAGCCGGCAGGGCACACCCAGCCACCGGGGCCGTCTGAACGCCACCGGCAGCACCCGTGACCTCGGTGCCTACCTCAAGAGCACCAGGGAGACACCTGACTCCAGCAGAGACTCGCCCTACAGCGAGAG gtaCATGTCTGCCATGACAACGCCAACTCACCTTTCCCACGTGGAGCTGTTGTCCCCAGTGACCCCTGGCTCGCCCCCCTCCGAGATGTCTGCGCCCCTCTCCAGCCTGGCCACGTCCGTCCCGTCGGTGGCGGTGAGCCCCATCGTGGACGAAGACCggcccctcctcttcctcacgcCACCGCGCCTGAGGGACAAGCAGAAGTCAGGCTgcggcagcagcagtggtggATGCGGAGGCCACGGCCACAAAAACGGCAGTGGAGCCAACCAGTGCAGCAAACGCAACTCGGCCCACTACAACCACGGGCAGGACCCCAGCCCACCCCCCAGCCCCCTGCACATCATGGAGGACGACGAATATGAGAGCACGCAGGAGTATGAGGCCACCATCGCCGCCACACCGGTGGCACTGACAGCAGCCGCAGTGACCCGCCCTCCATCCCCAACCTCCAAGAAACTCTCCCACACCTCTGCTGCCACTTCTGCTGCCACCAAAAGAACAAAGCCCAACGGCATCGCCGTGGGTGCTGATACGGTGGCTCGGCAAGGCCAAGCAGAGCCAGTCGGCACGGCGCCggcagcagtggcagcagccGCCGTTAGCGAGAGCAGCTCGGAGGAGAGCAGCAGCTCGGACGAGAGTGAGACGGAGGACGAGCGTGTGGGGGAGGACACGCCCTTCCTCAGCATACAGAATCCCGCGGCGGGGGGGCCCGAGGTGCCCACAGCCCTGGCACTGCGGCCAGTGGACGGCAGCAGGACTAACCCCGCACTCCGCCTCTCGCCACAGGAGGACCTCCAAGTGCGGTTATCCAGCGTGATAACCAACCAAGACCCCATCGCTGTATAG